Proteins encoded by one window of Candidatus Nitrosocosmicus hydrocola:
- a CDS encoding DUF5678 domain-containing protein, protein MENLDDFAKSDLDKLEKLAQNFRWIGSHYEYLKQKYDKQYVAIKDEKVLDNDSKMEKLVNRLNIQNYDKSIAIDFISKQ, encoded by the coding sequence ATGGAAAATCTAGATGATTTTGCCAAATCCGATCTAGATAAATTGGAGAAATTGGCACAAAACTTTCGGTGGATAGGTTCACATTATGAATACCTTAAGCAGAAATACGATAAGCAGTATGTTGCTATCAAAGACGAAAAAGTATTAGACAATGATTCTAAGATGGAAAAATTGGTAAACAGATTAAACATACAGAATTATGATAAATCTATTGCTATAGACTTTATCTCCAAGCAATAA
- a CDS encoding response regulator produces MTYNHPPSILIVEDEPELCRIYKQYLKGSGFKVVSFTNPSLAFDYYTQNISKFAVVVTDVRMTGMSGIELACKIRKLNRGLKIFLITGYDIDDRVKNSKEYGDAHIDKVLEKPFKLKTLKEFIDDYKMLTH; encoded by the coding sequence ATGACCTATAATCATCCGCCTTCAATTCTCATTGTTGAAGATGAACCTGAATTATGCAGAATTTATAAACAATACCTTAAAGGGTCAGGCTTTAAAGTTGTCTCCTTTACTAACCCCTCCTTAGCCTTTGACTATTACACACAAAACATCAGCAAATTTGCAGTCGTCGTTACAGATGTACGAATGACTGGGATGTCTGGAATTGAACTTGCCTGCAAAATCAGAAAGTTAAACAGGGGCTTGAAGATATTTCTAATTACTGGATATGATATAGACGACAGAGTCAAAAATAGTAAAGAGTATGGGGACGCACATATAGACAAGGTTTTAGAAAAACCATTTAAACTAAAGACATTAAAAGAATTCATAGACGATTACAAGATGCTCACTCATTAG
- a CDS encoding response regulator produces MQKSILLVEDNPEQSVIFTTFLKRKGLNVVTFCNSNEALENFKANINLYSLVLTDFKMESMNGIEFAKEVRRLRGNAIIIIMITAYPIRDLIENKEVATLFDRVIMKPFSLKSLDSILSFYLQKTN; encoded by the coding sequence TTGCAAAAGTCCATCTTGCTTGTAGAGGATAATCCAGAGCAATCAGTGATCTTTACTACGTTCCTAAAAAGAAAGGGACTAAACGTAGTTACTTTTTGCAATTCTAATGAAGCATTGGAGAATTTTAAAGCAAACATTAACTTGTATTCGCTGGTACTTACCGACTTTAAAATGGAAAGTATGAATGGTATTGAATTTGCAAAAGAAGTCAGAAGGTTGAGAGGAAATGCTATAATTATAATTATGATAACCGCCTATCCTATACGCGACTTGATAGAAAATAAAGAGGTTGCGACATTATTCGACCGAGTTATCATGAAACCCTTTTCACTAAAGAGTCTAGATAGTATTCTCTCTTTTTATCTTCAAAAAACTAATTAG
- a CDS encoding 4Fe-4S dicluster domain-containing protein, producing the protein MTIDPDFPKNHKVIGKHSTSDGDYFHLVWGPGRSDAESSTNKEVQDAYKTRGEEYVPLGVHGTYVAVDWDSCISDGACIEACPVQVYQWYRSEQDVPAIEMVNAVSEGTGDDHNREGRKDYTDKPDPIREKACIWCMACVTVCPTTSIKVDEANLTVHEEEATKLAQA; encoded by the coding sequence ATGACTATAGATCCAGATTTTCCAAAAAATCATAAAGTTATAGGAAAGCACTCTACGTCTGACGGAGATTATTTTCATTTAGTATGGGGTCCAGGTAGATCGGATGCAGAGTCTTCTACAAATAAAGAAGTACAAGATGCATACAAGACTAGAGGAGAAGAGTATGTACCTCTGGGTGTTCATGGAACGTATGTAGCAGTAGACTGGGACTCTTGTATTTCTGACGGAGCTTGTATTGAGGCCTGTCCCGTTCAGGTATATCAATGGTATAGGTCAGAACAAGATGTTCCGGCCATTGAAATGGTAAATGCAGTAAGTGAAGGTACAGGAGACGATCATAACCGAGAAGGTAGAAAAGATTACACTGACAAACCAGATCCCATAAGAGAAAAAGCTTGCATATGGTGCATGGCCTGTGTTACTGTATGTCCTACAACATCCATCAAAGTAGATGAAGCCAATTTAACAGTTCATGAAGAGGAAGCCACAAAACTTGCTCAAGCTTAG
- a CDS encoding glucose/sorbosone family PQQ-dependent dehydrogenase, protein MKVIKTSNILATTFSLLLLTMMPTTITNYLSSPQSSSLNLVYSQETPEAAPMNDNDSRVSQNITSQQQQPINTASLQLPSQEGFKVRVLASNFSEPHNIIYGPDNILWITERLGKSITLVDPNNGTILSNMTVPGVHQSGGQDGLMGMVLDPNFNNNGQLYVAYTYDAANNSSSNSDNELERLTKITRFTFDKTTSTINEPVDIISGLQGSIDHNSGRLAFGSDGKLYYTIGDQGKNQLSLYCQDIEAQTLPTAEEVANQNWTAYQGKVLRMNPDGSIPEDNPVIEGVQSHIFTFGHRNPQGLAVGPDGNMYAAEHGPNSDDEVNRLQAGGNYGWPYIAGYQDDQAYRYVNWSSAGEQCPQLDSRNVTAGIEAGVLAVKESEVNLPNFVPPVATFFTVASDYNFTDHNCGQLAYICNPTIAPSSLRLYDSDTIPGWNGTLLMPTLKAGKIYQLILDDNRTSLALEPAEMFKSENRYRDLAISPDGSTLFVITDSSGPAQAIGGGATTELWNPGSLLEFKYVGGNNNNNITEIQ, encoded by the coding sequence GTGAAAGTAATAAAAACATCAAATATACTGGCAACCACTTTTAGTCTTTTGCTGCTGACTATGATGCCAACTACAATTACTAATTATTTATCTTCCCCCCAATCCTCCTCGTTAAACTTAGTATATTCACAGGAGACTCCTGAAGCCGCACCAATGAACGATAATGATTCTAGAGTTTCTCAAAATATCACTAGTCAACAACAACAACCAATCAATACGGCTAGCCTACAATTACCAAGTCAGGAAGGTTTCAAGGTAAGAGTACTCGCTTCAAATTTTAGTGAACCGCACAATATAATTTATGGTCCAGATAATATTCTATGGATTACAGAGCGACTTGGAAAGTCAATCACTTTGGTTGATCCAAATAATGGTACTATTTTAAGTAATATGACTGTGCCTGGAGTTCACCAATCAGGTGGCCAAGATGGATTGATGGGAATGGTGCTTGATCCCAACTTTAACAATAATGGTCAACTGTATGTTGCATACACCTATGATGCTGCTAATAATTCAAGTAGTAATTCTGATAATGAGTTAGAACGCCTTACAAAGATAACTAGATTCACTTTTGATAAAACAACAAGTACAATTAACGAACCTGTGGATATTATAAGTGGACTTCAGGGAAGTATAGACCACAACTCTGGTCGTCTGGCTTTTGGGTCTGATGGTAAATTATACTACACAATAGGTGACCAAGGCAAAAATCAGTTATCTTTGTATTGTCAAGATATTGAAGCTCAAACACTTCCAACTGCAGAAGAGGTAGCCAATCAAAATTGGACTGCCTACCAAGGAAAAGTTTTGAGAATGAATCCAGATGGTTCCATTCCTGAAGATAATCCCGTAATTGAAGGTGTACAAAGCCATATCTTTACTTTTGGACATCGTAATCCTCAAGGGTTAGCTGTGGGTCCAGATGGTAATATGTATGCTGCAGAACATGGTCCAAACTCAGATGACGAGGTAAATCGTTTGCAGGCAGGAGGAAATTACGGATGGCCCTACATTGCAGGCTACCAAGATGATCAGGCTTACAGATATGTCAATTGGTCGTCAGCAGGTGAACAGTGTCCACAACTAGATTCTAGAAATGTAACTGCAGGAATTGAAGCTGGTGTGTTAGCAGTAAAAGAGAGCGAGGTTAATTTGCCAAACTTTGTTCCTCCGGTCGCTACATTTTTCACAGTTGCAAGTGACTATAACTTTACTGATCATAACTGTGGTCAATTAGCTTACATCTGCAATCCCACTATAGCACCATCTAGTTTACGCCTTTATGACTCGGATACAATTCCCGGATGGAATGGAACATTGCTTATGCCAACTTTAAAGGCTGGAAAAATCTATCAATTAATCCTTGATGATAACAGAACCAGCCTTGCCCTAGAACCAGCTGAAATGTTTAAGTCTGAAAATCGTTATAGGGATTTGGCTATCAGCCCTGACGGAAGTACGCTATTTGTAATCACAGACTCTAGTGGCCCTGCACAGGCCATAGGCGGAGGCGCAACTACAGAGCTTTGGAATCCCGGTTCCCTGCTTGAATTCAAGTATGTAGGAGGAAATAATAATAACAACATCACAGAGATACAATAG
- a CDS encoding universal stress protein — protein MATNSDIVPTNKSAIIPVDKESSDIMPGSNDSNLGDKSGKPSIDKILVTYDGSEKSDKAINYSIYLPNISKAEIVILQVIGNIDKLENSSIDISNKYDDTISSNTKYQNYSVNIDGKIVKSMEDKIKEIESAGFKNRVSYKIRPGFIPDEIVKEINESKYDLLIISSSHMDSWINSLFSQTRKIIGNVDLPILLLH, from the coding sequence ATGGCTACAAATAGCGATATTGTACCCACAAATAAGTCAGCCATCATTCCCGTTGATAAAGAATCAAGTGATATCATGCCAGGCAGTAATGATTCTAATTTAGGAGACAAATCAGGTAAACCTTCTATTGATAAAATATTGGTAACTTATGACGGTAGTGAGAAATCGGATAAGGCAATCAATTATTCCATTTATTTACCCAATATTTCAAAAGCCGAAATTGTTATTCTACAAGTAATTGGAAATATAGATAAACTGGAAAATTCTAGCATTGATATTTCAAATAAGTATGATGATACTATTAGCTCAAATACTAAATATCAAAATTACTCTGTAAATATAGATGGCAAAATAGTTAAATCAATGGAAGACAAAATTAAGGAAATTGAGAGCGCCGGCTTTAAAAATAGAGTATCCTACAAGATTAGACCGGGATTCATTCCAGATGAAATTGTCAAGGAAATAAACGAATCAAAGTACGATTTGCTTATCATATCGTCTTCTCATATGGATTCTTGGATAAACTCACTATTTAGTCAAACTAGAAAGATAATTGGTAATGTAGACTTGCCTATTCTGTTATTACATTAA